Proteins found in one Chloroherpetonaceae bacterium genomic segment:
- a CDS encoding YfhL family 4Fe-4S dicluster ferredoxin — MALKITEECINCGACEPECPNTAIYEGGKNWSLYGETYEPLSDSIYYIVPDKCTECVGFHEEPQCAAVCPVDCCVADENFPETQEELLAKKDALEADKK; from the coding sequence ATGGCTCTCAAGATTACTGAAGAATGCATCAATTGTGGTGCATGCGAACCAGAATGTCCAAATACCGCTATCTATGAAGGCGGAAAAAACTGGTCACTTTACGGCGAAACCTACGAACCGCTTTCTGACAGCATCTATTACATTGTGCCGGATAAGTGCACAGAGTGTGTAGGTTTTCACGAAGAACCGCAATGTGCAGCAGTTTGCCCGGTTGACTGCTGCGTTGCCGATGAAAACTTCCCTGAAACACAGGAAGAACTTTTGGCCAAAAAAGATGCACTCGAAGCCGACAAGAAGTAA
- a CDS encoding DUF4386 family protein, producing MTLVTKSKITGIFFIFFSLILFAGFTMLEIEFSYPDILRKGAKETLKVYHQNEFKIQLWWYLMTMGSIAFTFGTLLFQSILNERGIKNWEFLSGIGLLSGLFNTLGFMRWVFLVPMLAKEYMMPMVTETKQESIEILFEAFHTYFGFSIGEHLGFLTLGVYGIVFANKIRSGEFDFLPKWMSWPAYLGAIGTLIGILEAFGIEWASISVQLGSTVFILWMLGVGVFLMLVKEENSELEKSRVQNKVPRALMVSFILLSSFLFNEKSFAQTESQSSTEENAYIPDRELGFNFFRNPSIGAEYRISAISFHIGFYPTIISTNSENENESTTFIRVGITGWLPVTSDRKFALYSGISYVFGLSKQYEGESGFMFETGTRYFLWKGLNVRLGASVLVAPGHQPKLRPNPGVGYSFFF from the coding sequence ATGACTCTTGTAACGAAATCAAAAATAACAGGAATATTTTTCATCTTTTTTTCCCTCATTCTTTTTGCGGGTTTCACAATGTTGGAAATTGAATTTTCCTATCCCGATATTCTCCGAAAAGGCGCAAAGGAGACATTAAAGGTTTACCACCAAAATGAATTTAAAATTCAACTATGGTGGTACTTGATGACAATGGGTTCAATTGCATTTACATTTGGAACACTCTTGTTTCAAAGCATTCTCAATGAAAGGGGAATCAAGAATTGGGAGTTCCTAAGCGGCATTGGGTTGTTATCGGGGTTATTCAATACGCTTGGTTTTATGCGATGGGTGTTTTTAGTCCCAATGTTGGCAAAGGAATACATGATGCCAATGGTTACGGAAACAAAACAAGAATCCATTGAAATTCTTTTTGAAGCTTTTCATACTTACTTCGGTTTCAGTATTGGAGAGCACTTAGGGTTTTTAACTCTTGGGGTTTATGGGATAGTTTTTGCCAACAAAATTCGATCAGGTGAGTTTGATTTTTTACCGAAATGGATGTCGTGGCCTGCTTATTTGGGTGCCATAGGGACGCTTATTGGAATTCTTGAAGCGTTTGGAATTGAATGGGCGTCGATTTCAGTGCAACTGGGAAGCACGGTCTTCATTCTTTGGATGCTTGGGGTGGGGGTATTTTTAATGCTTGTGAAAGAGGAAAATTCAGAGTTGGAGAAAAGCCGAGTTCAAAACAAGGTTCCAAGAGCGTTGATGGTTTCCTTCATTCTTTTATCAAGTTTCCTCTTCAATGAAAAGAGTTTTGCGCAAACAGAAAGCCAGAGCAGTACAGAAGAAAATGCATACATCCCTGACCGTGAACTTGGGTTTAACTTTTTTAGAAATCCCTCTATTGGCGCTGAATATCGGATATCCGCAATCTCATTTCACATCGGATTTTACCCCACGATTATCAGCACCAACAGCGAAAACGAAAATGAGAGTACCACTTTTATTCGTGTTGGAATTACAGGCTGGCTGCCCGTGACATCGGATCGTAAATTCGCGCTTTACAGCGGGATTTCTTATGTATTTGGACTCTCAAAGCAATATGAAGGAGAAAGTGGATTTATGTTTGAAACAGGCACCCGTTATTTTCTTTGGAAAGGCTTGAATGTCCGGTTAGGTGCTTCGGTTCTTGTAGCGCCCGGTCATCAACCAAAATTGCGCCCGAACCCCGGCGTTGGGTATAGTTTTTTCTTCTAG
- a CDS encoding tudor domain-containing protein produces the protein MPIQIKSSQIFSLRKFFYLIVLLIPSTSFLFAQEKGSSSGLENTEWKVGNPVMARWLTEPFFYPAVIDEIADGKVHVKYLDGDIAWVTYKDLMPLRVDIGTRVNARWQNGKVYYWGKIAKINNDGQIYIEYDDGDKEWTTIKVIRIQP, from the coding sequence ATGCCTATTCAAATAAAGTCTTCTCAAATTTTTTCGTTAAGGAAGTTCTTTTATCTCATTGTTCTCCTAATTCCTTCAACTTCATTTCTTTTTGCACAAGAAAAAGGGAGCAGTTCGGGTTTAGAAAACACGGAATGGAAAGTAGGGAATCCGGTAATGGCGCGTTGGCTTACCGAGCCATTTTTTTATCCGGCAGTTATCGATGAAATTGCTGACGGGAAAGTTCATGTTAAGTATTTAGATGGCGACATCGCGTGGGTTACTTATAAAGATTTGATGCCGCTTAGAGTAGATATTGGCACTCGGGTAAATGCACGTTGGCAAAATGGCAAAGTTTACTATTGGGGGAAAATCGCCAAGATAAATAACGACGGCCAAATTTATATTGAATATGACGATGGCGATAAAGAATGGACAACCATCAAGGTGATTCGAATTCAACCGTAG
- a CDS encoding thiolase family protein, whose product MNEVFILSAKRTPIGSLMGSLSTKTAPELGSLAIKAAIEASALSPSDIEECVMGNVLTAGVGQAPARQAMKFAGVPDSSVATTVNKVCGSGLKATMLLAQNIQLGEVAIGVSGGMESMSNAPYLLPKARNGYRYGNAEVLDSIQYDGLTDVYNKVLMGNAADLCAKECQISREAQDEFTVMSYERARKAQSEGKFASQLTAVSWEEKGKTVTIIEDDEPKNFKPDKIPQLKPAFSKDGTVTPANSSKINDGASATVLASGEAVRTRGLKPLAKIIAFTAAAKDPIRFTTAPIDAMEKLFKKTGLTPKEIDLFEINEAFAVVTMAAQKSFGIDHTKVNINGGAVALGHPIGASGNRILVTLVHALHERGLKRGIAAICIGGGEACAMLIETV is encoded by the coding sequence ATGAACGAAGTTTTTATTCTCTCTGCAAAACGTACCCCTATTGGCAGCCTTATGGGAAGCCTTTCTACTAAAACGGCCCCGGAATTAGGATCTCTTGCTATAAAAGCGGCCATTGAGGCTTCAGCGCTTTCACCGAGTGATATTGAAGAATGTGTAATGGGGAACGTTCTCACTGCTGGGGTAGGACAAGCACCGGCACGGCAGGCAATGAAATTTGCCGGTGTGCCCGATTCTTCCGTTGCCACAACTGTAAATAAAGTTTGTGGTTCGGGGCTTAAAGCAACGATGCTTCTGGCTCAAAATATTCAATTGGGCGAGGTTGCCATTGGCGTAAGCGGGGGAATGGAATCAATGTCGAATGCGCCATATTTGTTGCCAAAAGCACGAAACGGATATCGCTATGGCAATGCCGAAGTGTTAGACAGCATTCAATACGATGGCTTAACTGATGTGTATAACAAAGTTTTGATGGGTAATGCAGCCGATCTATGCGCCAAAGAATGCCAAATCTCTCGTGAAGCGCAAGATGAATTTACCGTTATGAGTTATGAACGCGCCAGAAAAGCACAATCGGAGGGTAAATTTGCTTCGCAATTAACCGCGGTCTCGTGGGAGGAAAAAGGAAAGACCGTGACGATTATTGAAGATGATGAACCCAAAAACTTTAAGCCTGACAAAATTCCCCAATTAAAGCCTGCTTTTTCGAAAGATGGAACAGTAACACCCGCGAATTCTTCTAAAATAAATGACGGCGCATCTGCAACCGTATTGGCCTCAGGTGAAGCCGTTCGCACGCGAGGATTAAAACCACTTGCAAAGATTATTGCCTTTACAGCGGCAGCAAAAGACCCGATTCGATTTACAACCGCACCGATTGATGCAATGGAAAAGCTCTTCAAAAAAACAGGGCTTACGCCGAAAGAGATTGACCTTTTCGAAATCAATGAAGCTTTTGCTGTTGTAACTATGGCAGCACAAAAAAGTTTTGGCATAGATCATACGAAAGTCAATATCAACGGTGGGGCAGTTGCTTTAGGTCATCCTATCGGTGCATCAGGAAATCGAATTTTGGTGACGTTGGTTCATGCGCTTCATGAGCGAGGGTTAAAGCGCGGTATCGCGGCAATTTGTATCGGCGGCGGCGAAGCCTGTGCAATGCTCATTGAAACCGTGTAA
- the panC gene encoding pantoate--beta-alanine ligase encodes MNIIKGSAEMQQFSRNERRRGKTIGFVPTMGALHQGHLSLISLAKTRANLVVLSIFVNPLQFGKNEDFSKYPRPIEKDTALAENAGVDVLFLPEASDFYAESHQTFVSVEGLTERFEGAIRPGHFRGVSTVVMKLFGTVMPEVAVFGKKDAQQFAVIKRMTEDLNLDIEILGGEIVREPNGLAMSSRNMYLTEESRQQAGVISKAIFNAKHSIDSGERDMEKLLLAVESELKTFSKLTIDYLDIVRLNDFQTPEKLEKGVEYVLLVTVRVEGVRLLDNLFFTA; translated from the coding sequence ATGAACATTATTAAAGGTTCGGCTGAAATGCAACAATTTTCGCGAAATGAGAGGCGAAGGGGCAAAACGATTGGGTTTGTGCCAACAATGGGTGCATTGCATCAAGGGCACTTAAGTTTGATTAGCCTCGCTAAGACTCGCGCGAACCTTGTTGTATTGTCGATTTTTGTAAACCCGTTACAATTCGGCAAGAATGAAGATTTTTCAAAATACCCACGCCCGATAGAGAAAGATACCGCGCTTGCTGAAAATGCAGGAGTCGATGTTCTTTTTTTGCCGGAAGCAAGCGACTTTTACGCAGAGTCTCACCAAACCTTTGTCTCAGTTGAAGGCCTCACGGAGCGTTTTGAGGGCGCCATTCGACCCGGTCATTTTCGCGGGGTTTCAACCGTTGTGATGAAACTTTTTGGAACGGTGATGCCTGAAGTTGCGGTGTTCGGAAAAAAGGATGCACAGCAATTTGCGGTGATCAAAAGAATGACCGAAGATTTAAATCTTGATATTGAAATTCTTGGCGGGGAAATAGTGCGCGAACCGAATGGGCTGGCGATGAGTTCAAGAAATATGTATTTAACTGAGGAGTCACGGCAACAAGCGGGGGTCATCTCGAAGGCGATTTTCAACGCAAAGCATTCAATTGATTCCGGAGAGCGAGATATGGAAAAGTTGCTCCTTGCGGTAGAAAGCGAATTGAAAACTTTCTCGAAACTGACAATTGATTATCTCGACATTGTTCGATTAAACGATTTCCAAACGCCCGAAAAGTTAGAAAAGGGTGTAGAATATGTTTTGCTGGTTACGGTCAGAGTTGAAGGGGTGAGGCTATTGGACAATCTTTTCTTTACCGCCTAA
- a CDS encoding FAD-dependent oxidoreductase — protein MPISSVIIVGAGISGLLAGTVLQKNGIQVTLIDKGRGVGGRLATRRMDERIFDHGAQYFTAHDSRFQKFIDELLELGIIRVWTREFHSGTANSFMSDNPRYIAPQGMTAVAKHFAKFLDVRTSEQVVFVSRNKHSWQVETESGLTLSADALILTPPLPQSLALLQTANFELDPIHREELQRITYQACFSLLVSMNETSQIPSPGGIWFTTDPKIKWIADNYMKGISPSPCITVQSSGEFALNFWETPDEEIANELLSAIKPYVNGSVLRYELKRWRYAFASTFYHAPYEILNSDPPLALAGDAFYAPRVEGGAISGISVAEALLKLP, from the coding sequence GTGCCAATTTCTTCTGTTATTATCGTTGGAGCGGGAATAAGCGGTCTTTTGGCCGGCACGGTTTTGCAAAAAAACGGTATTCAAGTTACCCTTATTGATAAAGGCCGTGGTGTCGGTGGAAGGCTTGCAACACGGCGGATGGATGAAAGGATCTTTGACCACGGCGCCCAATATTTTACCGCCCACGACTCGCGTTTCCAAAAGTTTATTGATGAACTTCTGGAATTGGGAATTATTCGAGTTTGGACGCGTGAATTCCACTCAGGAACCGCGAACTCATTTATGAGCGATAACCCGCGATACATTGCCCCTCAAGGGATGACCGCAGTTGCAAAGCATTTTGCGAAATTCCTTGATGTGAGAACCTCTGAACAAGTTGTTTTTGTTTCTCGAAATAAGCATTCTTGGCAAGTTGAAACTGAAAGCGGCCTGACTCTTTCGGCAGATGCCTTAATTCTTACGCCGCCTTTACCGCAATCTTTGGCTCTCCTTCAAACTGCAAATTTTGAACTTGACCCCATTCATCGTGAAGAGCTGCAACGAATCACTTATCAAGCCTGCTTTTCGCTATTGGTATCAATGAATGAAACAAGTCAAATACCTTCTCCCGGTGGGATTTGGTTTACCACCGACCCTAAAATTAAGTGGATAGCCGATAATTATATGAAAGGAATTTCTCCTTCACCTTGTATTACCGTACAATCAAGCGGAGAATTTGCTTTGAATTTTTGGGAAACGCCGGATGAAGAAATAGCGAATGAACTGCTTTCAGCAATAAAACCTTATGTGAATGGGAGTGTATTGCGTTACGAGCTTAAGCGCTGGCGCTACGCCTTTGCATCAACATTTTATCATGCCCCCTACGAAATTTTAAACTCGGATCCCCCGCTCGCTTTAGCCGGAGATGCCTTTTATGCGCCAAGGGTCGAGGGTGGTGCAATCAGTGGAATCTCTGTCGCAGAAGCACTTCTAAAACTTCCTTGA
- a CDS encoding AraC family transcriptional regulator → MDISSAIIRDILFFAASKGTPIEKLTQSLGISLNDLHNDDYRFPLALADLTWRESVAFTGDTLLGLHSGIAADFSSAGLVGFLMQNSPTLYTALLRASEYYSLFSNLIHIELIKNGEHTALTLTPIPQFESCFGAKHAVEGTMSFTMNAVRKLTSKKIIPTYISFTTSFPKEIESYESIFQSNIDFGAKSNCIRFRNQDLELPVITYNRHLYDLLNQEASRLLVTQKNLPILVLEVQHCLNQLFQSEFPHLELVARKLKKSTRSLQRELQELGFTFQDILEETRKEIALAYVQNPKYSFSEIAFLLGYAESSIFTRSFKRWTGKTPKEFRESKK, encoded by the coding sequence ATGGACATATCTTCTGCCATCATCCGCGATATCCTTTTCTTTGCAGCCTCAAAAGGCACTCCGATTGAAAAGTTGACGCAATCCCTTGGCATCTCTCTGAATGATTTACACAACGATGATTATCGATTTCCCCTTGCCTTGGCAGATTTAACGTGGAGGGAATCAGTGGCTTTTACCGGAGATACTCTTCTCGGTTTGCACTCAGGTATTGCAGCGGATTTTTCCAGTGCTGGCCTTGTTGGGTTCTTAATGCAAAACAGCCCGACTCTCTACACCGCCTTACTCCGCGCATCAGAATATTATTCACTCTTCAGCAATCTGATTCATATTGAACTAATTAAAAATGGAGAACACACCGCTTTAACCCTTACTCCTATTCCTCAATTTGAATCCTGTTTCGGAGCGAAACATGCGGTTGAAGGAACAATGAGCTTCACGATGAATGCAGTAAGAAAATTGACTTCAAAAAAAATTATTCCAACCTATATTTCATTCACCACTTCATTTCCCAAGGAGATAGAATCATACGAATCAATTTTTCAATCAAACATTGACTTTGGGGCAAAATCAAACTGTATTCGTTTTCGCAATCAGGATTTAGAGCTTCCAGTGATTACCTATAATCGACATCTCTATGACCTTTTAAATCAAGAAGCATCGAGGTTACTTGTTACTCAAAAAAATCTCCCGATTTTGGTTTTAGAAGTTCAACACTGCTTAAACCAATTATTTCAATCTGAATTCCCTCACCTTGAGCTTGTTGCTCGAAAACTTAAAAAAAGCACTCGTTCTCTTCAGCGCGAATTGCAAGAACTTGGCTTTACTTTTCAGGATATTTTAGAAGAAACGCGGAAGGAAATCGCTTTGGCTTATGTGCAAAATCCGAAATATTCGTTTTCTGAAATTGCCTTTCTTTTAGGCTACGCTGAGTCAAGTATTTTCACTCGCTCTTTTAAGCGTTGGACCGGTAAAACACCAAAAGAATTCAGGGAATCGAAGAAATAG
- a CDS encoding OmpA family protein produces the protein MKTKVSKLVLLVMMAISTSQVQAQLRGAEWGFGFFGGMNFPTIDYPYKTGAAFGVQGKYFITPEINVRLRAEGLYLSEREETYTGFGRLGLGDQIALVGNLGIQYNFFLDETVNPYAHVGASFLFPGSPTISRNGGELVENTRFIDRSMSLGLSGGAGFEFFLNKKVSFDANLTYTYLLSDRMEAAPYSGTFVGGFPTLTDKQNESNDMYFTLTLGMNFYFGENSSTAEAPKEMTPVPIAAVLPPAVIQSFTASPSSLVRGKQTSATLSWEVTGADTAMIAELGGVSTKGSKEVPVTENKTFTISATGKDGKPVTKTVSVEVKEPVSVTKFTVYPKIVARGEGTQVKLQWESKNAESVSISGVGTVSASGYKYVTVDETTTFTLTATGGGGPVTLSEEVKAKDIANIESGETLTIKVEFATGSAKIEKAFLPKLDSIALKMYVRKELKLEISGHTDNTGPAKRGNETDEQNAKRGMELNAKLSLDRAKAVKDYLVRKKVDSSRLQIRGAGQDEPIDDNNTEEGRARNRRIEFKAL, from the coding sequence ATGAAAACAAAAGTGAGTAAACTCGTTTTGCTTGTGATGATGGCAATTTCAACTTCACAAGTCCAAGCGCAGCTACGCGGTGCAGAATGGGGATTTGGCTTTTTTGGTGGGATGAACTTCCCAACAATCGATTATCCTTATAAAACCGGTGCAGCGTTTGGCGTTCAAGGCAAGTATTTTATTACCCCTGAAATCAATGTAAGGCTACGTGCTGAAGGGTTGTATCTTTCTGAAAGAGAAGAAACATACACCGGTTTTGGTCGCTTAGGATTAGGTGATCAGATAGCGCTCGTTGGAAATCTTGGCATTCAGTATAATTTTTTTCTTGACGAAACTGTCAACCCGTATGCGCATGTGGGGGCTTCATTTTTATTCCCCGGTTCACCCACAATTTCAAGAAATGGCGGCGAATTGGTAGAAAACACCCGCTTTATCGATCGGTCTATGAGTTTGGGTCTGAGCGGTGGTGCCGGTTTTGAATTCTTTTTGAATAAAAAGGTCAGCTTTGATGCGAACCTGACTTACACCTATTTGCTTTCTGACCGAATGGAAGCGGCTCCCTATAGTGGAACATTTGTTGGCGGTTTCCCGACTCTGACTGATAAGCAAAACGAGAGCAATGATATGTATTTCACGCTCACTTTAGGAATGAATTTCTACTTTGGTGAAAATTCAAGTACTGCCGAAGCACCTAAAGAAATGACCCCCGTACCAATTGCCGCCGTTTTGCCTCCGGCTGTGATTCAGTCGTTCACTGCATCGCCTTCGTCGCTGGTTCGAGGAAAACAAACTTCCGCAACGCTTTCTTGGGAAGTCACCGGTGCCGATACGGCGATGATTGCTGAACTTGGGGGTGTATCCACAAAAGGATCGAAAGAAGTGCCTGTAACAGAGAACAAAACCTTTACAATTTCTGCAACCGGAAAAGACGGGAAGCCCGTAACCAAAACAGTTTCAGTTGAGGTTAAAGAACCGGTTTCCGTTACAAAATTCACCGTTTATCCGAAAATTGTCGCTCGTGGTGAAGGGACACAGGTAAAATTGCAATGGGAATCCAAAAATGCCGAATCCGTTTCAATATCGGGTGTTGGAACAGTTTCTGCTTCAGGGTATAAGTATGTTACAGTTGATGAAACCACAACCTTTACGCTTACTGCCACAGGGGGCGGCGGGCCGGTAACACTTTCTGAAGAGGTAAAGGCGAAAGATATCGCAAATATCGAATCCGGCGAAACCCTAACCATTAAGGTGGAATTTGCAACGGGAAGTGCAAAAATTGAAAAGGCATTTTTGCCAAAATTGGATAGCATTGCACTTAAAATGTATGTTCGAAAAGAATTGAAGTTGGAAATCTCCGGCCATACCGATAACACAGGCCCGGCAAAAAGGGGGAATGAAACGGACGAGCAAAATGCAAAGCGTGGTATGGAATTAAACGCAAAGCTTTCATTAGACCGCGCTAAAGCAGTTAAAGACTATTTGGTTCGAAAGAAAGTAGATTCAAGTCGATTACAGATTCGAGGAGCGGGTCAAGATGAACCGATTGATGACAATAACACTGAGGAAGGGCGTGCAAGAAATCGACGCATCGAATTCAAGGCCTTGTAA